The following proteins are encoded in a genomic region of Bosea beijingensis:
- a CDS encoding 4-hydroxythreonine-4-phosphate dehydrogenase — MAGLDFIFMLTRHDRTVPEAIDHIATALEAGIRHIGFKDIGLPFGELRTINRLIKAGGATSYLEVVSLDRVSEIASVRAAIDLGVDNLLGGTHVEDVLPLLRGTGIRYYPFPGRVSGHPSILEGSVAEIAGSARAIASRDGVSGLDLLAYRSRTDVEALIAAVCAATRKPILVAGSIERPEQIAAIRRCGAAGFTIGTAALDGRFPAAGPALSAQLEAIAACI; from the coding sequence ATGGCCGGGCTCGATTTCATCTTCATGCTCACCCGCCATGACCGGACGGTGCCGGAAGCCATCGACCATATCGCGACGGCGCTGGAGGCTGGCATCCGCCATATCGGCTTCAAGGATATCGGCCTGCCCTTCGGAGAGCTCAGGACCATCAACCGCCTGATCAAGGCCGGCGGCGCGACGAGCTATCTCGAAGTCGTCTCGCTGGATCGCGTCAGCGAAATCGCTTCGGTGAGGGCCGCGATCGATCTCGGCGTCGACAACCTGCTCGGCGGAACCCATGTCGAGGACGTGCTGCCGCTGCTACGCGGCACCGGCATCCGCTACTATCCCTTCCCCGGACGGGTTTCAGGGCACCCGAGCATTCTGGAAGGCTCGGTCGCCGAGATCGCCGGCAGCGCCCGTGCCATCGCCAGCCGGGACGGCGTTAGCGGGCTCGACCTCCTCGCCTACCGCTCCCGGACGGATGTGGAAGCGCTTATCGCAGCGGTTTGCGCCGCGACGCGCAAGCCCATCCTCGTCGCGGGCTCGATCGAGCGCCCCGAGCAGATCGCAGCGATCCGTCGATGCGGAGCCGCCGGCTTCACCATCGGCACGGCCGCGCTGGATGGTCGCTTTCCGGCTGCCGGCCCAGCTCTCAGCGCGCAACTGGAAGCCATCGCCGCCTGCATCTGA